One genomic segment of Ferrimonas sp. YFM includes these proteins:
- a CDS encoding proton-conducting transporter membrane subunit, producing MTLMTLLLTLAPGLPLTLALPSLRRSLPWPLLLALLPAAVLALVPTPAWVSLSWFKAGVALSLDPTARWWLAMSVVAWASAYLLLPATLRVYRGTWLLLALSGQMGALLSTELMGFYAFSTLMSYAFIGLLLTDFDPANRRVGQLYLVPLIIADLLLFDAMLLATDAIGSLSFSHLAQTGSPGLYPVLVALGYLLKMGLWPLLLWIPKGHRTPSPALSLLFWIGPVATSLLGLLRWLPLGILDAPISGALLLTTGAGVVVYTLWQGITERRRNKLSTLVVSLTAAGMTLVIGASLMQPTLWSEVESGLPLLAAVGTGALILIGALNLGKEDAVSREESAMPVGHSVVYRRVRGATTLSLPRLRAAWLGYGRELWLRHRWPQRLEGGERYLRQWRLAITLLLLLAVIMVALPVSAYSWI from the coding sequence ATGACGCTGATGACCCTGCTTCTGACTCTGGCTCCGGGGCTGCCTCTGACTCTGGCCCTGCCGTCACTGCGCCGCAGCTTGCCCTGGCCGCTGCTGCTGGCCCTGCTGCCTGCGGCAGTGCTGGCGCTGGTGCCAACCCCGGCTTGGGTGTCCCTGTCATGGTTCAAGGCCGGGGTCGCCCTGAGCCTGGACCCGACCGCGCGCTGGTGGCTGGCGATGTCGGTGGTGGCCTGGGCCAGCGCCTATCTGCTGTTGCCTGCCACCCTTAGAGTCTACCGGGGCACCTGGCTGTTGCTGGCACTGAGTGGCCAGATGGGCGCACTGCTCAGCACCGAGCTGATGGGGTTTTACGCCTTCTCGACCCTGATGAGCTACGCCTTTATCGGCTTGCTGCTCACCGACTTCGACCCGGCCAACCGTCGCGTCGGCCAGCTCTATCTGGTGCCGCTGATCATCGCCGACCTGCTGCTGTTTGACGCCATGCTGCTGGCCACAGACGCCATTGGAAGCCTGAGTTTTAGCCACCTGGCACAGACTGGCTCTCCCGGCCTCTACCCTGTATTGGTGGCCCTGGGCTACCTGCTGAAGATGGGCCTGTGGCCCCTGCTGCTGTGGATTCCCAAAGGGCACCGTACGCCCAGCCCGGCGCTGTCACTGCTGTTCTGGATCGGTCCCGTCGCTACGTCTCTGCTCGGTCTGCTGCGCTGGCTGCCACTGGGTATCCTTGATGCCCCCATATCCGGGGCCCTGCTGCTGACCACCGGGGCTGGCGTGGTTGTGTACACCTTGTGGCAGGGAATAACAGAGAGGCGCAGGAACAAGCTGAGCACCCTGGTGGTAAGTCTGACCGCTGCGGGGATGACCCTAGTGATTGGCGCCAGTCTGATGCAGCCCACCCTCTGGTCCGAGGTTGAAAGCGGGCTTCCTTTGCTGGCGGCCGTCGGCACCGGGGCACTGATCCTCATCGGTGCCCTTAACTTGGGGAAGGAGGACGCCGTCAGCCGAGAAGAGTCAGCTATGCCGGTCGGCCACAGCGTTGTGTATCGAAGGGTAAGAGGGGCAACCACCCTTAGCCTGCCCAGGCTGCGAGCCGCCTGGCTTGGCTATGGGCGGGAGTTATGGCTGAGACACAGGTGGCCACAACGCCTGGAAGGCGGTGAACGCTACCTGCGTCAGTGGCGCCTGGCCATTACCCTGCTTCTGCTGCTGGCGGTCATTATGGTGGCACTGCCTGTGTCGGCGTACTCATGGATTTGA
- a CDS encoding thrombospondin type 3 repeat-containing protein, which translates to MKRSRIFSMTNHKTLATLMFAIPFGLPLATAQEVTFRATGIISHIAADLGAAHPFQLGDTVILEYTFDPNDPPIGTSNGTFYPPPSAVSFQVGSLSDGTATTSSSGSINLRNDSFDGVTYYDDYTVNREIYDLGVAFDDYSYSYFLLQSQASGSIPPTFLTDEQNSSNPPDISLANFARLVLVFNDSIQGEISVISTITSLIQTGQDADGDEVTDELDNCPSTANSDQTDSDSDGIGDACDTEKTNKNSDSDGDGVSNKTDNCPAVPNPNQSDYDDDGVGDACDVLAADADSDGDSVNDASDNCLLAANTDQADLDADGIGDACDPDIDGDGVPNKKDRCPTDGGIVNKKGCPAN; encoded by the coding sequence ATGAAAAGATCACGTATCTTCAGCATGACCAACCATAAAACTCTGGCGACTCTTATGTTCGCGATACCTTTTGGGCTTCCTTTGGCCACTGCCCAGGAGGTCACTTTTAGAGCCACAGGGATCATAAGCCACATCGCAGCTGACCTAGGAGCGGCACACCCCTTTCAATTGGGAGACACCGTGATCCTTGAATACACTTTCGACCCCAACGATCCACCTATCGGCACAAGTAACGGCACCTTCTATCCGCCACCATCTGCAGTTTCATTTCAGGTAGGCAGCTTGTCTGATGGAACGGCCACAACATCTAGTAGTGGCAGCATAAACCTAAGAAACGATTCCTTTGACGGAGTAACTTACTACGACGATTACACGGTCAACCGCGAAATCTATGATCTTGGTGTTGCATTTGATGACTACAGTTACTCTTACTTTCTTCTTCAAAGTCAGGCATCTGGCTCCATTCCACCTACATTTCTCACTGACGAACAGAACTCTAGCAATCCTCCGGACATCTCATTAGCAAACTTTGCGAGGTTAGTTTTAGTATTCAATGACTCTATACAAGGCGAAATAAGTGTAATAAGTACCATCACCTCCCTGATTCAAACTGGCCAGGACGCCGATGGTGATGAGGTAACTGATGAGCTAGACAACTGCCCAAGCACTGCGAATTCCGACCAAACTGACAGCGACTCAGATGGAATTGGTGATGCCTGTGACACAGAAAAAACAAACAAAAACAGTGACTCAGATGGCGACGGGGTTTCTAACAAGACTGATAACTGCCCTGCAGTACCCAACCCGAACCAGTCAGACTATGATGACGATGGCGTAGGCGATGCATGTGATGTGCTTGCAGCAGATGCTGATTCTGATGGCGATTCAGTGAATGATGCAAGCGATAACTGCTTACTTGCGGCCAACACAGACCAGGCAGACTTAGATGCTGATGGCATTGGAGATGCCTGCGATCCCGACATCGATGGCGATGGAGTGCCTAACAAGAAAGATAGATGTCCGACAGACGGCGGTATTGTTAATAAGAAGGGCTGTCCAGCTAACTAA